The following proteins are co-located in the Terriglobia bacterium genome:
- a CDS encoding HlyD family secretion protein: MAEATQVEELNSSLTANGSEPGPHRSFFQLHPWAKWVLIVIGVLAIAGGIFLWRYYSTHVSTDDAQIDGDLYPISSRVNGHVRGVEVRNNEFVKKGTVLVRIDPTDYQVALEHAQAGYAMALARAQASQASVPISSINSSTGISSAQARVEAAQAAVNAAEKQSQAAEAKVKQSQADYAKAKSDLARYAQLVKKDEVSQQEYEHALQTAEAASAAVDATQSAAAAVQQNVALAQAQLAQVQSDLLASETGPQRVRVSRAEAEAAQAAVKTAKAALDQAQLSVDYCVIRAPADGIVGKKAVEVGQNIGIGQALMAIVPVEGLYITANFKETDLKDMRPGDPATIHVDAYDHDYKGHVLNIAGATGETFSLLPPENATGNYVKVVQRIPVRIVFDAGQDRDHLLRVGMSVEPTVVTKN; this comes from the coding sequence ATGGCAGAAGCTACGCAAGTTGAGGAGCTCAACAGCAGTCTTACGGCAAACGGGTCCGAGCCCGGGCCTCACCGTTCGTTTTTTCAACTTCATCCCTGGGCCAAGTGGGTCTTGATCGTGATCGGCGTGCTCGCGATTGCAGGTGGAATTTTCCTCTGGAGGTACTACTCCACGCACGTGTCCACAGATGACGCGCAGATCGATGGCGACCTGTATCCCATCAGTTCGCGCGTGAACGGCCACGTGCGGGGGGTGGAAGTGCGAAACAACGAGTTCGTCAAAAAAGGGACGGTCCTGGTGCGGATAGATCCCACGGATTACCAGGTGGCCCTTGAGCACGCCCAGGCCGGATACGCCATGGCCCTGGCTCGCGCCCAGGCATCGCAGGCAAGTGTGCCGATCAGTTCCATCAATTCCTCGACCGGCATCTCATCCGCCCAGGCCCGTGTAGAGGCGGCCCAGGCCGCCGTCAACGCCGCGGAAAAACAATCGCAGGCGGCGGAGGCAAAGGTTAAGCAGTCGCAGGCTGATTACGCCAAGGCCAAATCGGACCTGGCGCGGTATGCGCAACTGGTGAAAAAAGACGAGGTATCTCAGCAGGAGTACGAGCACGCTTTGCAGACGGCGGAGGCCGCTTCTGCCGCGGTTGACGCTACGCAGTCAGCCGCCGCAGCGGTCCAGCAGAATGTCGCTCTCGCGCAAGCCCAGTTGGCGCAGGTTCAATCGGACCTCCTGGCGTCCGAGACCGGGCCGCAGCGGGTGCGTGTGAGCCGCGCGGAAGCTGAGGCCGCCCAGGCCGCCGTCAAGACCGCCAAAGCCGCGCTGGACCAAGCCCAACTGAGTGTGGACTACTGCGTGATTCGCGCACCGGCGGACGGCATTGTGGGCAAAAAGGCGGTGGAGGTGGGCCAGAACATTGGAATCGGTCAGGCCTTGATGGCCATTGTTCCGGTGGAAGGGCTCTACATAACGGCCAATTTCAAGGAAACTGACTTAAAGGACATGCGGCCGGGCGATCCGGCCACCATTCACGTGGACGCCTATGACCACGACTATAAAGGCCACGTGCTGAACATCGCCGGCGCCACCGGTGAGACGTTCAGCCTGCTCCCTCCGGAAAACGCCACAGGAAACTATGTCAAGGTCGTGCAACG